The Mycolicibacterium mageritense genome contains a region encoding:
- a CDS encoding STAS domain-containing protein translates to MTITSNTPASDRGFRYVNPALICDGASMRAQCRQLATVITVKGVVDGGNIERVTDFINRYVLPEKPVVIDLSGVNGFAPHCISLFYDVDERCSARGVDWAVIASPSVIAELRLEDAGVPLTASVPEALHHFAEGILARRRLLPLLTKSA, encoded by the coding sequence ATGACTATCACGAGCAACACCCCCGCTTCAGATCGCGGCTTCAGGTACGTGAATCCTGCGCTGATCTGCGATGGGGCCTCGATGCGGGCACAGTGCCGTCAGCTCGCCACCGTGATCACGGTCAAGGGCGTCGTCGACGGCGGCAACATCGAGCGCGTCACGGACTTCATCAACCGCTACGTCCTGCCGGAAAAGCCGGTGGTGATCGACCTCAGCGGCGTGAACGGCTTTGCCCCGCATTGCATCTCACTGTTCTACGACGTCGATGAGCGGTGCTCGGCCCGCGGCGTGGACTGGGCCGTCATCGCCAGCCCGTCGGTGATCGCCGAGCTGCGACTCGAAGACGCCGGTGTCCCGCTCACCGCTTCGGTGCCCGAGGCGCTGCATCACTTCGCCGAAGGCATCCTGGCGCGCCGCCGGCTGCTTCCCCTGCTCACCAAGAGCGCCTGA
- a CDS encoding CaiB/BaiF CoA transferase family protein, translating into MQGVRVLEVAQFTFVPAAGAILADWGADVIKVEHPVRGDTQRGFINMGGFELDPNRHPLIEHPNRGKRSVGIDVSKPDGQEVLYEIAKTADVFLTNYLPQARQKNKFDVKHIRAANPDIIYARGSAYGDKGPERLIGGFDGTAFWTRSGVGHALTPEGLGGALSQGIPAFGDSIGGMNIAGGISAALFHRERTGEALEVDVSLLSTAWWAAGASVTQGMESGETMRSLMPDSIGPTVNPFLGNYLTSDGGTINLCIVSPTGYIRDAFEHLGLAELADDPRFSEVLPLIENAEAAAELISEAIRSKPFEYWRQHLKTMKGQWAPFQSLVDLASDEQAVANDMIVEVDAADGGKPFKVVRGPVQFNHEPLETTCAPQASEHTEVVLMELGLDWDRIEALKDSGAIA; encoded by the coding sequence ATGCAGGGCGTCCGGGTTCTGGAAGTCGCACAGTTCACGTTCGTCCCGGCCGCGGGGGCCATTCTCGCCGACTGGGGTGCCGACGTCATCAAGGTCGAACATCCGGTCCGCGGCGATACCCAGCGGGGCTTCATCAACATGGGTGGCTTCGAGCTCGATCCCAACCGGCATCCGCTCATCGAACATCCCAACCGCGGCAAGCGAAGCGTCGGCATCGACGTCTCGAAGCCCGACGGCCAGGAAGTGCTCTACGAGATCGCCAAGACTGCCGACGTGTTTCTCACCAACTACCTGCCGCAAGCGCGGCAGAAGAACAAGTTCGACGTCAAGCACATCCGCGCGGCCAACCCCGACATCATCTACGCGCGGGGCAGTGCCTACGGGGACAAGGGGCCGGAGCGGCTGATCGGTGGTTTCGACGGCACGGCGTTCTGGACCCGCAGCGGCGTCGGGCACGCGCTGACCCCAGAAGGCCTGGGAGGCGCGCTGTCCCAAGGCATTCCCGCGTTCGGTGACTCGATCGGCGGGATGAACATCGCCGGCGGCATCTCGGCGGCGTTGTTCCACCGCGAACGCACCGGTGAGGCCTTGGAGGTCGACGTCTCGCTGTTGAGCACCGCGTGGTGGGCTGCCGGCGCGAGCGTGACGCAGGGGATGGAGTCCGGTGAGACGATGCGCTCGCTCATGCCGGATTCGATCGGGCCCACCGTCAACCCGTTCCTCGGCAACTACCTGACGTCAGACGGCGGAACCATCAACCTGTGCATCGTCAGCCCCACGGGTTACATCCGCGACGCGTTCGAGCATCTCGGCCTGGCCGAACTCGCCGACGACCCGAGGTTCTCCGAGGTGCTGCCGCTCATCGAGAACGCCGAGGCCGCGGCCGAGCTGATTTCGGAGGCGATCCGCAGCAAGCCGTTCGAATACTGGCGTCAACACCTCAAGACCATGAAGGGGCAGTGGGCGCCGTTCCAGAGCCTGGTCGACCTGGCGTCCGACGAGCAGGCCGTCGCCAACGACATGATCGTCGAGGTGGACGCGGCCGACGGTGGCAAACCGTTCAAGGTCGTGCGCGGGCCCGTGCAGTTCAACCACGAGCCGCTCGAGACCACGTGTGCGCCGCAGGCCTCCGAGCACACCGAGGTGGTGCTGATGGAACTGGGGCTGGACTGGGACCGCATCGAGGCGTTGAAGGATTCCGGCGCGATCGCGTAG